The genomic region ATGCGGCAGTACGTCGAGTCAGACAGCCGCGCCTGGTGGCTGCACTTCATGCTGTACGCGAAGGTCTCGTTCTAGCGCGCTGCTCGTTGCCCTCGCGCCGCCCGCCCGGCATGCTGTCGCGCGGGGTCCGAAAAGGGGGAACCAGCGTGTACACGGTCCGGCTCGGTTGTCTCGTCCTCATGGTGCTCGCGGGTGGCCTCGGCACGGCATGCAAGCACGCGGAGGGCGGGGGCGATAGCGCCGCGCCGGCCGGCGCTGCCGCGAGCGGCGGCAGCGTCGAGATGCTGCCGATGCAGGTCGTGACCGCCAACAGCTTGAATGTGCGCGCGATTCCGAGCACCAAAGGAACGGTGCTGGGTACCTTGAAGAAGGGCATGGAAGTGCGCGTGCTCGAAGAGAAGAACGGCTGGAAGAAGGTCCAGTCCGACGGCGCATTGCCCGAGGGCTGGGTCGCCGGCGAGTACCTGAAGGCGCACGGCGCGCCCGCCGCGCCGCAGTAACTGCGAGGAAGGAGTGCCATGGCCGCCCTGGAGCTGACCGAAGCCACGTTCGAGAAGACGATCGAGGACAACTCACTGGTCTTGATCGACTTCTGGGCGCCGTGGTGCGGGCCGTGCCGGAACTTCGCGCCCGTGTTCGAGGCGGCCTCGACGCGCCACGCCGACGCGGTGTTCGCGAAGGTGAACACCGACGTCGAGC from Myxococcota bacterium harbors:
- a CDS encoding SH3 domain-containing protein; translation: MYTVRLGCLVLMVLAGGLGTACKHAEGGGDSAAPAGAAASGGSVEMLPMQVVTANSLNVRAIPSTKGTVLGTLKKGMEVRVLEEKNGWKKVQSDGALPEGWVAGEYLKAHGAPAAPQ